From Butyricimonas paravirosa, one genomic window encodes:
- a CDS encoding RNA polymerase sigma factor, giving the protein MSQESGYFFLLTIKDFTNEAKKEIGLSEILLNVRIFIFKAWIVSEKSDIEIVRDIKNGSVSAFQELYSRYADIVYRNILARVNSSFDADDIFQDFFIQVWEKRDAFQVSSSVKGYLLIWLRNHILNSIKQEQIRDKYQDICAPNEEDNYTWVKIVAKDLDENIRRIVDGFPPRLQCVYMLRQEQNLSIKEIAEKLAVSEQTVKNQLGDITRRLRYEVSRKNFLFFI; this is encoded by the coding sequence ATGTCCCAAGAATCCGGATACTTTTTTCTATTAACAATCAAGGATTTCACTAATGAGGCTAAAAAGGAAATCGGTCTTTCCGAAATATTATTAAACGTTCGAATATTTATCTTTAAAGCTTGGATCGTGTCGGAAAAATCGGACATTGAAATTGTACGTGATATAAAGAACGGGAGTGTCTCTGCCTTTCAAGAGTTGTATTCCCGGTATGCTGATATTGTGTATCGGAATATCCTTGCACGTGTGAACAGTTCCTTTGATGCGGATGATATTTTCCAAGACTTTTTTATCCAAGTGTGGGAAAAAAGAGATGCTTTTCAGGTCTCGTCTTCCGTGAAAGGGTATCTCTTGATTTGGTTGAGAAATCATATATTGAATTCAATAAAACAAGAACAGATTCGTGATAAATACCAGGATATATGCGCCCCGAATGAAGAGGACAATTACACGTGGGTGAAGATCGTGGCCAAGGATTTGGATGAAAATATCCGGCGAATCGTGGATGGGTTTCCACCTCGTTTGCAATGCGTGTACATGCTCCGGCAGGAACAAAATTTATCGATAAAAGAAATTGCCGAGAAGTTGGCCGTATCCGAACAAACCGTTAAGAATCAACTAGGTGATATTACACGTAGGCTCCGATACGAGGTGAGTCGTAAAAATTTTTTATTTTTCATATAG
- a CDS encoding FecR family protein translates to MGINEIYDLLKKYREHRCTPEEEERIARWYEQFDDDVENLPEVPEGKLEQLWFSIKRKIHVPWNRRVVVFYRYAVAIIILAMVGSSVIYFRGSGEPERQELTRQDILPAQGVAVLQLSDGREVPLNSTAIIQEQEGVVIKNDSSRVLDYTLATTKSEPLYNTITVPAGGEFRVLLSDGSSVRLNSCSALTYPVPFTGDVREVKLTGEAYFDVTKSDKPFIVKMADIDVRVLGTSFNLSGYTTDQDVSVTLVSGKVTVRNHQLQQDFDITPGMRFEYNRENYQVKMAEVDPELYVSWMKGKFRFEDMRLEDIMVTLNRWYDCTVSYSDDALRDLRFTGAAEKDRPASYLLELIEMITEVKFQVNGKNILITRK, encoded by the coding sequence ATGGGGATAAATGAAATATACGATCTTTTAAAGAAGTACCGGGAGCATCGATGTACCCCGGAAGAGGAAGAGCGGATTGCCCGGTGGTACGAGCAATTTGATGACGACGTCGAGAATTTACCGGAAGTTCCTGAAGGTAAACTAGAACAATTATGGTTTTCAATCAAACGCAAGATACATGTGCCTTGGAATCGGCGAGTGGTTGTGTTCTATCGTTATGCCGTGGCTATTATTATTTTAGCGATGGTGGGAAGTAGCGTGATTTATTTCCGAGGATCGGGTGAACCGGAACGGCAGGAGCTGACTCGGCAGGATATTCTACCAGCACAAGGTGTTGCAGTTTTGCAATTGAGTGATGGGCGGGAAGTGCCTTTAAATAGTACGGCCATTATTCAGGAACAAGAAGGCGTGGTCATAAAAAATGATTCTTCCCGGGTGCTGGATTACACGTTGGCTACGACTAAATCGGAACCTTTATATAACACGATTACAGTCCCGGCCGGGGGAGAGTTTCGAGTACTCTTGTCTGACGGGTCAAGTGTGCGCTTGAATTCCTGTTCAGCCTTGACTTACCCGGTGCCTTTCACCGGGGACGTGCGAGAGGTGAAGTTAACGGGCGAGGCTTATTTTGACGTGACGAAATCGGATAAACCTTTCATCGTGAAAATGGCAGATATTGACGTGCGTGTATTGGGAACTTCTTTTAATCTTTCCGGTTACACGACGGATCAAGATGTTTCGGTGACGTTGGTTAGCGGGAAAGTCACCGTGCGTAATCACCAGTTACAACAGGATTTCGATATTACCCCGGGGATGCGCTTCGAGTATAATCGAGAGAATTATCAAGTGAAGATGGCTGAGGTAGACCCGGAACTTTATGTCTCCTGGATGAAGGGAAAGTTCCGGTTTGAGGATATGCGTTTGGAGGACATCATGGTCACGTTGAATCGTTGGTATGATTGTACGGTGTCTTATTCTGACGACGCTTTGCGGGATTTACGTTTCACCGGGGCTGCAGAGAAGGATCGTCCTGCCAGTTATCTACTGGAACTGATCGAGATGATTACGGAAGTGAAATTTCAAGTCAACGGAAAGAATATATTAATTACCCGAAAATAA